A single region of the Nicotiana sylvestris chromosome 6, ASM39365v2, whole genome shotgun sequence genome encodes:
- the LOC138871180 gene encoding uncharacterized protein: MPGYAKMIKDLMYRKFDFQDLAIVTLTQTCSAVVTRPVAEKLSDLGSFTIPCTIGNFAFAKGLCDLGASINLMPLAIYKRLGIGRARPMSMLLQLADKTMKRPSDILDDELI, translated from the coding sequence atgcctggttatgcaaaaatgataaAGGACTTGATGTACCGAAAattcgatttccaagacttggccataGTGACTCTAACTCAGACCTGCAGTGCTGTGGTGACTAGACCAGTTGCTGAAAAGTTGTCTGATCTAGGAAGTTTCACAATTCCCTGCACCATTGGTAACTTTGCCTTTGCCAAGGGactttgtgatttgggggctagcataaatcttatgcccctggcgatctataagaggttggggattggaagagctagacccatgTCTATGTTATTGCAGTTGGCTGACAAAACTATGAAAAGACCGTCTGATATCTTGGATGACGAGCTGATatag